In one window of Erythrolamprus reginae isolate rEryReg1 chromosome 1, rEryReg1.hap1, whole genome shotgun sequence DNA:
- the CCDC177 gene encoding coiled-coil domain-containing protein 177 produces the protein MVDPVADPGKETCPDPGGAAGGEESAAATTTEAAVQPPAPPPPAAVAVAAPPPPRVGEPEKSREEPPMLHLDLYNFDCPEAEGSRYVLTSPRSLEACARSAVKPVELLARPLSELIKEAPGRSMRVAAGLYEAYEMDRQRKLQQCREERERIIREEKRRLFTPVLTGSLPSSPASRTAFKSNLPDGSCPAAGKPKTAGGRTPPPPPPLSGPKTKKSHSLDSLQKRREGFSTKTSSDSGASSSYSGDSGRDKWTQGVPRTKSVATMTSLVGRSFSLSDLSHSPQTAQKVERIVREVKQRKGFKEVSERDRKIAALMIAKHQEESLWKEQRYSAHLQWDVQRRVVEQRRELEERQKQRALVQGRRMWESRLEKRRGRLSHSWEEAAQVKQRQTLVEDEKWQEHMEKQERLKRERLEKAAVEDKKRKRHQEHNLKAQEENKKEVQVREVQLLQEKLTLAAQKKLVKEQLVQKEKKLLNQADKQKHETILKGLAKQEAEGRAVLRAAMEGSLSKAQENYEQLVEKRNQELRERARREDLQIQKAKLAAERKDREQKEHLRALAQASERKLQHAAQVAEEVVQQKARKVVQNRLEKEKVQKVNKKKVEQWEDIRRKEILLSIEKKLERSEQICKEKKIVLDSAKSVARASFHVRERVREEMNMRTFDKMAFEAELQATLVKK, from the coding sequence ATGGTGGATCCGGTAGCGGATCCTGGCAAGGAAACATGCCCCGATCCCGGCGGTGCCGCGGGGGGAGAAGAGTCTGCGGCAGCCACCACCACCGAGGCTGCGGTTCAGCCGCCCGCTCCCCCTCCTCcggcggcggtggcggtggcggcgcctcctcctcctcgagTGGGAGAGCCGGAGAAAAGTCGCGAAGAGCCGCCGATGCTCCACCTGGACCTCTACAACTTCGACTGTCCGGAAGCCGAAGGCAGCCGCTACGTGCTCACCAGCCCGCGCTCCCTCGAAGCCTGCGCTCGGAGCGCCGTCAAGCCCGTGGAGCTGCTCGCCAGGCCCCTCAGCGAGCTGATCAAGGAAGCCCCCGGCAGGTCGATGCGCGTAGCCGCCGGCCTCTATGAGGCCTACGAGATGGATCGGCAGAGGAAACTGCAGCAGTGCcgggaggaaagggagaggatcATCCGGGAGGAGAAGCGGAGGCTTTTCACGCCGGTCCTGACCGGAAGTCTGCCTTCCTCCCCGGCCTCCAGGACGGCCTTTAAAAGCAACCTGCCCGATGGGAGCTGCCCTGCGGCCGGCAAGCCGAAAACGGCTGGAGGCCgcactcctccacctcctcctcctctgagtggGCCCAAGACCAAGAAGAGCCACTCCTTGGATTCCCTGCAAAAGAGGAGAGAGGGCTTCTCCACCAAGACCTCCTCCGACTCGGGTGCCTCTTCTTCTTACAGCGGAGACAGCGGCCGGGACAAATGGACCCAAGGGGTGCCTAGGACTAAGAGCGTGGCCACCATGACCTCCCTGGTGGGCCGCAGCTTCAGCCTGAGTGACCTGAGCCACTCCCCGCAAACCGCCCAGAAAGTGGAGAGGATCGTCAGGGAAGTGAAGCAGAGGAAAGGCTTCAAGGAGGTCTCCGAAAGGGACCGGAAAATTGCCGCCCTGATGATAGCCAAACACCAAGAGGAGAGCCTGTGGAAGGAGCAGCGCTACAGCGCCCACCTCCAGTGGGACGTGCAGCGGAGGGTGGTGGAGCAGAGGAGGGAGCTGGAGGAGCGGCAGAAGCAGCGTGCTTTGGTGCAGGGCCGCCGGATGTGGGAATCCCGGCTGGAGAAGCGACGTGGCCGCCTGAGCCATAGCTGGGAGGAGGCTGCCCAGGTGAAGCAAAGGCAGACCTTGGTGGAGGACGAGAAGTGGCAGGAGCACATGGAGAAGCAGGAGCGCCTGAAGAGGGAGAGGCTGGAGAAAGCCGCCGTGGAGGACAAGAAGAGGAAACGCCACCAAGAGCACAACCTGAAGGCTCAGGAAGAAAACAAGAAGGAGGTCCAGGTGCGAGAGGTGCAGCTGCTGCAAGAAAAGCTCACCTTGGCGGCCCAGAAGAAGCTTGTGAAGGAACAGCTGGTTCAGAAAGAGAAGAAGCTGCTCAACCAAGCTGACAAGCAGAAACACGAGACCATTCTCAAGGGACTGGCTAAGCAGGAGGCCGAAGGACGGGCCGTGCTGCGGGCAGCCATGGAAGGGAGCCTGAGCAAAGCTCAGGAGAACTACGAGCAGCTCGTGGAGAAAAGGAACCAGGAACTGAGAGAGAGAGCCAGGCGGGAAGATCTGCAGATCCAGAAAGCCAAGCTGGCAGCAGAGCGCAAAGACCGGGAGCAGAAGGAGCACCTGAGGGCCTTAGCCCAAGCCTCGGAGAGGAAGCTCCAGCATGCGGCTCAGGTGGCCGAGGAGGTCGTCCAGCAGAAAGCTCGGAAGGTGGTGCAGAACCGGCTGGAaaaggagaaggtgcagaaagtGAACAAGAAGAAAGTCGAGCAGTGGGAAGACATCCGCCGGAAGGAGATCCTGTTGTCTATTGAGAAGAAGCTGGAGCGAAGTGAACAGATTTGCAAGGAGAAGAAAATTGTCTTGGATAGTGCAAAGTCCGTGGCTCGAGCGTCATTCCACGTGAGGGAAAGGGTCCGCGAGGAGATGAACATGCGCACCTTTGACAAGATGGCCTTTGAGGCAGAACTACAGGCCACCCTGGTTAAAAAATGA